Genomic segment of Catharus ustulatus isolate bCatUst1 chromosome 3, bCatUst1.pri.v2, whole genome shotgun sequence:
AGCTTGACACGCTGTTAAGATGTACTTTTCTCAGCCTAGAGAATTTCTTTTTGCTAACAGGAAAGAAGAACTCCCGAATCCTCTTCGGGAAGCTCCAGGAACTTCTATGACCCACGGGCACATTTCTCAAAGCTCACGGGGCATCTTAAACATCCGACACCTACAACGTGCAAGCGCAAAGGAAGAACACCAAGCAGCAAACACGCcaacaaacaaataaagcaCAGCTGCGGAAGGAAAGGGAGCAAGACCGCCGCACCCGCGGGAAGGCGGCGCCGGGACTCGAACccgggccccgcccccagcGAGGGCTCTCCTAAGCCCCGCGCCCGAGGCGCCGCTgtgccgggcggtgctgctgcgCACGCGCGTTCCCGGGCAGCACGCTGCTGCCGCGCTTCGCGCCGCCATTTTGGGCGCTCGGTGCCGCTGCCTGCGGACAGTGCGGCGGCGGctgaaggggctgcagggcgCTCGGCTCCGCTCCCCGATCCCCCATTCCCCTTGGCGGCCGCAGCCTCTGGCCGTGCTCGCCTGCCCATGCCCGGCTCCTCTCAGGTGAGTGCGGTGTCACACAGCGCCGCTCAGAGCGCCTGCTTTGGAGTGCGGGCAGCTCAGCCTCTGTCTTGTGTCCTGCATTTACTTGCATTTAAAAGTCCTTTTGTTGGGGCGTGAGTTTGCTGCAAGTTAGTGGTGCATGGTAGAAGTATGCATTCTGGAAGCAGGTATATGTGACCACTGCTGCTTAGAAAGTAGATGGTACATGCTTTTGTGGTGTTCTCTGACTGCTTTGGTTGTTTGGCTTCAGTGGAGAAGGAATAGCCAGGAGGATGGCTTCggttttgtaggttttttttttctttgtaattttaagGTTGTAATTTGGCTAAGTATGAGGAACCTTCTGGGGTGTGTTTAtcaggcaggaggaggatttagagaatcacagaatgggttgtGTTGGAAGGAACTTTAAAGTTCATCCAGTTTCAATCCCCCACCTACTGCACCGGGTGCTCGGAAtcccgtccagcctggccttgaacactgccaggggtggggtgtccacagcttctctgagcaaccttcACCACCTTcacaataaaatattcctttgtaATATCTAATGTGAACCTACTCCCTCTCAGTTTAAAGacattcccccttttcctgttCCTTACCCCTGCAGGTATTGTAAGGTGCTGGAAGGTCTCTATGGAACTGTCCCTttttcaggctgaacaaccctGCTCCCTTAGCCTGTCTTTAtaggagagctgctctggcccTTCCAGCACTTTTGTGGGCTCTTCTGaactcactccaacaggtccatgtttttcctgtgctggatgcagccctgcagctggggtcgcagaggggcaggatcccctccctcacctgctgccccagctgcttttgatgcagccctGGTTGTGTTTGGTTTCCTGGACTGTGaatgggcagtgctggctcatGTTGAGCTTCTTGTCAACAAACACACCAAAGATTTTtatcccctgtgctgctctcagtaAGAGAAATAGTACAAGAAtttagtttgtttctttttctaatgATTTTTCTACCATCTTTCCTCACACAGATTTACCGAGTTACTAATTACTGAGCTGTATTTCCTTTGGAAGACGTGCTGCGAATGAAGGTGGAAAGGTGAGCAAACAGCAAAAGGCCATTTTGTAAACTGTAGAAACGTGGCTGTGTCAGTGAGATGCTGTTACTCAGGCTGTGATAGCAGACAGGTGTTAATGCACAAATTGTTATAGTTTACTATGTCTTGGTGCAAATAGGGCATAGTTtcagtgaagaaggaaaaaaagggagcagAGTTTCAGTCAGGCCCCTTATGAAGTTTAAGTCTCTGTAGTgattaaatgttttttccagGCAGACAGAACCCATTCCTTAaggctgttttctttcattagaAGCACCTAGATTTTCACTTTCTGTCACAAGGGAAGGTGGAAAAAAGAGACCTTGTTCAAGAAGGAATTTGTTAGATCTGAGTTGGATACTGCTTTTACTGGAggggggtttgttgttttgttcttttgggttttttgaggttttttttgtgtccagtgttttggttttttgttgattttcaAAATTACGTATCCTTCATCGTTCTGCCCTACTGCTTTACAGTAGAGGTGCTCATTTATTTATTAGaggttgagggttttttttggttggttggttttttgtttgactttttaatttttttttaaattttatttttgggaacTAAAATGATAGGgatcaatattttttctgaagacaGGTTTTGTATTCACTAGCTGCATCATGTATGCTTGTGATGGAAACTATCATGACAATTTCACTGAAGATTTTTTGCAGGCTAAGTGGGATCTTGCGCTATAACTTTGTAGTTGTAACTGAAAGTTTAAATTCCAGCTTTACATAAAAATTCATAAATCTAAGTTACCTTTGTCCAGACTATCCTTGAGtatttttccagtgtctttGCATTTGGTGTTGTCTACCTCTAATTATTTTGTTAGAACTGCAGTTCATTTAATGGAATTGCTTGATTAAATTATGGTCATAAACAGCCTTTTTAAACAATGTGAAGTCACAGCTTCACTGAACTGAAGCTTCAAGACTGGATTATAGATCAGAAAAGTACCTGAATGTTTTGAAGATATTTAAATTGTCAGAATTGGACTGTTGAGACCATACAAAACATAGCTGGCATGGTTGTTACTTGATGAGCAGTGCAGAAATGTTGTACATACATGATAATCTCAGTATTTTGTTGCAATTATGAGAGCCTTATATGTGCTGTTGGTACAATTGGTATGGACAGCCGGAGTAAACAAACAGAGTGTGGAGCTATAAATTGTCAGTGATTTGGAGAAGTGATGTAGACAGAAGAAGCAGGGTGAGTAGGGGATGAGTTCTTGGGGCCCTTCATATtaaaaggaaagggaaacagACTGGAATACCTTGGTATTATTGTGGGAGCAAcattttgcttaaaaattaatctcaagTGATAAAACCAATAGTCACCTGAGTGAATCCAGAGGTACTTTTTTCGTGTTACCTGAGCATGTCTTTGCTAAGAGAATTGTTTGGAGTGTATCCCGGTTGCCTAAAATGTGGCATTCTTAAGTGTTTAGTGTATGTTTTAGCCAGAATTTTAACATGCTGTTaaaccatttaaaaacaaatgtcaTGTAAGGAATTAGTTGTAaagaaaaagtacagaaaattatCAAGATGATTGTACTCCTTTTCTTTGCAGACAGGATGGAATCTCTGACTCCTTCACTGGACTCAGTAGATAAGAAATTGAAGATAACTCATGTAGAATGTCATCCTGAGTGCTTGGTTATAGTGTTCCAGGCTCAATGCAACGTAGGATGTGAGCTTGACTATTTCATACTACAAAATGAAATACAGCGTGTGTTCAAAGTAAAAGATGATGTCTGTGTTGGTGGATCTTGCTTGGTGGAAGACACAGAAGGAGAATGGCACAGAGGAAGAGTTCtaagaaaaaatgggaatatctTTGAGGCTTTTCTTATAGACACTGGACACGTTTTGGCTGTTGAGGAAACGCatcttgctgctgcttgtgATAAATTGTTTCAGCTGCCTCCAAAggtggttttgggtgtttttgcaAGCATACTTCCTcttggagaaaaatgggatCCAAAAGCCATTAACTATTTTTCATCTCTGGTGGGATTACAGATCACAGGTCATGTAAAAGCTGTTACACCATATCAACTGTTTATTCTAGAAGTGCCTAAGATTATTACTGATGTTCTTGAACTGCAGCTAGGTAAATTTATTGATGGAGATTCATTTTGTCTTGTTGTAGAAACTTTAAGAGCGTTGCCCCAAGGAATGCTTTGTAAGAGAATGCCACAACTGTTGAAACAGAAGTATCCATTCAGGGAGTTACTTACCTTAAATAACTCTGAGAAACCAACAGATTTTTGTAATGTTCCAGATCAACTCTTTCCACGTCTACCTGTTGGCagtaaagaaaatgtaaaaataactgGTGCGGTAAGCCCAAGTAAATTTTATTGTCAGATACAGAAATGTCAGAAAGAGCTGGAATGTTTGACAGAAGCTATGTGTTTGTACTATGAAGCTCTTGTTGGAGAAAATACCACATCTTGTGATAGTTTAggactgctctgtgctgccaagAGGCAAAACGGACAGTGGCATAGAGGAGTGATAAAACAACTTCTCTCTGACCATGTGGAGGTCTGGTTTATGGATTTGGGCATTATTGAAGCTGTGCCTCCTAGTTGTATTCAGAAACTGAAAGCTGATTTCATGCTATTACCAATGATTTCATTTCCATGTACGCTGTCTTGTTTTGGTAGTCAGGATGAAACAGTAATAAAACTTCAGCTCAAGGAACTTACACAAGCTTTAATAGGACAAAcccctgtgtgtgtccatgtTGATTTATACAATAACTCTGAACGCTTATACTATATaacactgcagaaagaaaatcttgGAAGTAAAACTGAGCATCcagaaaaccagaaagagaCAGCTGAACCATGTGTCTcactttcagaaacaaaaaacagaagtattgcacaaaaccccaaaccaagtCCTGAGAAAAACAATTCATCTAAGAATTGCTCTGGAAACAAAGATAAGAAAACCTGCTTATCTGAATGGGATATTTCTTTCTCCAACTACTGCAAGAGAGAAGAGATGCAAATGAACTCTTTTTATGGAGCTTTTGTAGTATATGTCGTAAATCCATCTGACTTTTGGATTCAAACATGTAGATACCAGAATGAGTTTCAGACCTTGATGAAAAACATTGCTTGCACGTACAGTCACTGTAGAGATGATGAGATGGTCCTTAAAAATCCAGAACCGGggttgctgtgctgtgccctgtaTAGCAAGGATGGGTGTTACTACCGGGCTATTGTTGCAAAAGTGTTTCGTGTTAGCATTATGGTTTACTTCTTGGATTTTGGAAATACAGATACTGTACCTTGTCACAATGTGAAAACGTTGCTTCCCGAGTTTTCTGCTTTGCCAGCTTTAGCTATGTGTTGTTCCCTTGCTTGCACGTTTCCTGTTGATGGTGTGTGggttaaaaaagaaactgatttctttaaaaatgtggtGTTAAACAAACCACTACTGCTTCATGTCGttggaaagcaaaacaacaagTACATTGTGAATGTGCAGTGTCATACTGGTTTCCTGCAAGGGAATGTTGCCACGTGTATGATTCAAGCTGGTTATGCTGAATACCGGCTAAAGCCACCAGATCCTCTTCGAAGGACAGCAAAAAAGTGGCACAATGGGAATCACCTcaaatgtaaaaaagaaaaaaacaatgtaGAGAAAACCAGTAATACTTGCAAAAATAAGGTAACTGGAAATGGAGACATActtgagaaggaaaaatcattaaataatGTGTCGCCAGTGCCTAGAGAATCTGTTGTGCCATCCCATTTAGGAGAAGATGCTATCTCTGAAATGCATAATTCAGTATGTGAGAAAAAACTAGTTTATAAAGAGCTTGTGTTTAAACCAGGAGCTGTTTATGAAGTGGTGTgttcttgcattttttccccagcagatTTTTCATGTCAGCTGCAAAGTAAACTGCCAGAGCTAAATAACTTAATGAGTCAAATTCAGACTTACTATAAAGATCATACCAATCCCTACAAAACTGGACAGGTTGCCTGTGTTGTTAAGTGTCCCAGAGATGGAAAATGGTACAGAGCAGCTGTTGTGCAGCAGGTATCCACAAATGAAGTTGATGTGGTATTTGTAGATTATGGTTATCGGGAGAGAGTTTCACTTAAAGATGTTCAGGGTGTTCTTCCAGATTTCCTAACTCTAGAGAGTCAAGCATTTCGATGTGGACTTAAAAATGTAGTCTTCCAGACTGACTCACTTAATTGGTCTGAAGAAGTGCACAGACAATTTGAAGACTTCATTTCTTCTTCTAGAGGACCACTGACTTGCACCATTTATGCTCTTGTTCTTGTGAGCCCCAACTGTTTATGCAATGTGGTTGATCTACGTACTCCCCTTACTAGTGTAGAGGAATTCCTCAGAGAATGTGGTCTCACCCAGTCTGAATGTGTTGGACTGAGAAACCTTTCATCTTTAGGTTCTCTGTACAGTTTTTGCTATTCATCTTTTAATATAAGGACTGGAAGTGAGGAGGAGGTTTATATAACTCACATAAATAGTCCTTCAAAATTTTATTGTCAGCTGAATCGGAACACTGAAACTCTTGAGGCATTGATGAGGAAGGTTAGTGACGTAAGTAAAATGTCAAGTAATGCAAATTATCATAGTAATACACGACTATGTATAGCCAGACATGTGGAAGATGGTCTCTTTTATAGAGCCTTGGCTTTTCCTGTGGAATCGGCATCCTTTCTGTGGGTTGATTATGTAGATTTTGGAAGTAGGCGTATGGTGGAGAAAGACCAGTTGATGCCTATTCCAGATTCTGCCACTGACCTACTATTCACACCCATGCAAGCTATTAAATTCTATCTGTCAGATCTTAAGGAGGCAGAATTTCCAGCAAGAATTACTACATGGTTTGTGAACACATTCCTTGGTAAACTGCTGAAGGCTGTTATTTTATCCAGAGAATCAGATGGGAAGATTGTTGTGGAGTTGTATGATGGACAGCTCAAAGTAAgtcagaaaattaaagaaaaggtATTGGAAGAGTTGGCACAGAAAAGCCTTATGGAACAATTTAGAAGTAATGAAGGAGAGATATGTCACAGGGAAGATGACCAAGAAATTAATAAAGTAAGTGTTAAAGATCCTGAAATACTTAAATTGAAAACTGAAGTGAAATGCCAAGTCTATGATGAGTATTACCAGGCAGATACTGGTGAGAATTTTGGAGAGGAAGAGCAAACTGCATGTAGCTCATCAAAGCTATGTGGTGGATTCTCAAAACAGCAAACTTTACAGGACAGCAAAAGTACTTTCAGTGCTCTTCCAGAGAATGGAGAGGAACCTTGGATTGGACAACCTGCTTCTCACTCACTCTCTTATTCTGCTTTACATTCAAAGAAAGTAATTGTAAGTGCTGTCTCTGAATCTCAGAATGAAAGACCAAATTGTACAGGTCAACAGGAAAGAAGTAATAATAATATACCTAGATTAATCAGTCTTCCTCAGCGTGATATCCAGGTGAATACCGAAGTAGCGGGTTATATTTCTCATGTGAATAGTCCATCAAGTTTCTATGTTCACTTTGCAGAGGATGAAGACTTAATAATAAAACTAGCAGATGATTTAAATGAAAGCTTGGAGAATAGAGGTCGGGAAAATCGCTTAAATGAGCTCATGGTAGGGGATCTCATTGTTGCAGAGCACGATGCTGATTGTTTTTACTATAGAGCAGTTATTAAAACTCTGAAATCAGGAAACTCCTATGAGGTAGAATTTATTGACTATGGTAATGCTGCAGTTGTAAGTTCATCAAAAATCTGCAGGATTCCAGAAAAGTTCTTAACTCTGCCAAGGTTTAGTATTCATTGTTTCCTTAGCAGTGTAAAAAGTGTTCCTGGTGAAAGCTGGACTAAAGAAAGTGCTGCTTATTTTGCAAGAATGGTACGTGACAAGCCAGTAGCTTGCAAGTTCTTACagcaacatggaaaaaaatgggaaatagaTGTCATTTGTGATGGAGAGTCTTTGTCTAACAGCCTTTTGCGTAAAATAGGCAGCACAAAGTGCAAAGGCACATGGGtaaatgctttggaaaataaGCCTAAGCAAAATGGTACTCCTCGAAAGTCTAAGAATAGTTTAGGTggccaaaataaaaccaaggcTGCTgggatgaaaaatatttctgtaaaatctTTAAATCTCGTTCATCAAGTTCTAAGTTCTGGACAAGTAGAAGCAGCAGAAGTAGTTAACATTTCAAAGAGTGGAGAGTTTTATGTACAGTTACTTAAAAATGTTCAAATACTACATGAGATAAATGTAATGCTTGACAAAGAAGCACAAAGAAGTGATTTGCTTAGAGTGGATGACATTGAACAGGGACTGGAATGCATTACACAATCTGGAAAGAACTTAAAATGGTATCGATCAAAAGTGATAAAGAAATTTGTCAGGGAAAAGTTAATGCTAGTTTTTTTCATGGATTATGGCATGTGTGAGATGGTGTCCTTAACTAATGCAAAGATGCTCAGTGACAAGATTAAAAGTATTCCTAAACAGGCTGTTTTTTGTAGGtggatttgttttaaaaacatgaagaaaattcaCTTAGACCATTTAGTAAATGCACTCCTAGATTGTGAAATAAGGATATTGTTTTTGAGATATTTGAAATCATCTGATATCTGGGAGGTAGATATTCTAGTAGGACAAGTTACGCTTCAGGAGTATTTGAACCAGCTCTTAAGTCATTGTTGGACAATTGTTGGACCAGAAGAATGTAGTAATACAAACTGTAAGGAGTTTGATATGTCATTCAGGGTAAATTTAGTCATGTGGATGCTGCTGCGTAGTGGCAGAACATACCCTGGGTGTGCAACTGCAGTTACTGATCCTTCAAACTTCAGTGTCCAGTTTGAGATCTTCTTTGATTGCATGCAAAACTTGTCCTTGCTGCTCTCTCACCTTCCTGACAActtgccagctctgccagaagAGCTCGTGACACCTGGTGCTAGCTGCTTGATTGAATTTGGGCAGGAAGCTGAGTGGTACAGGGCAGAAATTAGTGAAGTAACAAGTCAGTCTGTTGTTCTTACATTTATTGATTATGGCTTTCTGAGGACCATCCCTTATTCTGATATCCATAAACTTAAAGTTGTTCCAGAAAGTCTCTCGTACTTCCCACGCTTGGCACACTCTTGCTCTTTGCACGACACAGTTCCTGGCAAGGGGGAACACTGGAGTGAGGAAGCTATACTTCTGTTTCAGAAGCTTCTTTATAAGCCAGGTCTGGTATTTCATTTTATCCACTATGGCTCTGAAATGAAGTTAGAGGTGGATGTTTTGTGTGAGGATAGCAGTCTGTCTGATGCCTTAATTGCTGCAGGCCACGCAGTCCGCTCTCGCAGTCGGTGCTGTCCCATTCCAGTTGACAGCTTCTAATCAGAAGAAAGAATTGCAAGTGAAGTGGCCAGACTCTAGTTACTATGCTTCTCTTCGTGAACAAGAATATAATTATGatgaaaattctgattttgctgACAGAAGTCAGgcaaagaagagaaacaaaaaagctttttgaagCACTGCATTAGCTATAAAAAAGTTTCAAAGAAGGGAATGTGGTAAAGTGACTGCTGGAATACCATTAACAAAGGATCTGAGTTTACAACACTGAAAGAAAACCTACAAAAGATGGACAGTACTGTGAGGATGTTGGAATTTTTTCAGCATTATGATGACAAGAAGAGTAAAGTTGGCATAACACAGAGTAAATCTGCTACCAGAAACACTGGCTGAGACTTGTGATGCTGATGTTCTGCAGTCTGGAAAGACTATGTGTGAAGCTGCTGTCAAATAATTAGTTGAATAATTGGTAGGCTGCAGTTAGAAAAACACTacttcaaagcaaaataagcCAAACCACCTTTTTGTTGAAATGCTGTCAAAGTttttgtatgtatatatataatcttTATTTGCAATAACATCTGGTTTACAGTGGTGGTGTCTCCATGTTTTGGATTTTCAGAAAACGAAGATGCCAAAcatattcttttctttgtttctgattCCAGAGTTTCCATGTGAGAAAAGTTTTAGTGTTTACTACGAGTAAGCCAAAAATCTGGATTACCATTTCTGAGAGAGACATACATTAAGTTGTTTTCAATTAGTTTTTGATGTACAGATGCTATTGCCCCTTAAGATTCTCTTGGTATCTAAGTTGCatcattttgggatttttcagtctGCTAAGTGTGTGTGTTCCACTGATACTTCTCCATCTTCCTCCACATCTGCCAGAATGAAGAGAGGGAGTTCTCCAGGTGCTTAGTCAGTACActgtaaagtaaaaatattgtttgtaTCTTAAAGGGAAAcattctgaactttttttttttcctcctttgtgggaggaggaaatttcagaactgaaaAGTGATGGTAATACTGTGTATCTTGGAAGGGTGCTTTTTTCAGTATCTAGTCTGAAATTGTCATCAATTTTTCTGATTtactcatttatttattatttttatcctcACCTCCTTCCTCAGTTGTTTGGACAGAGATAAAGTATGAAGAGTCCTGAAGCACTGAGTGGTTTGCTTTGTATGCTCTGTCATTGTTTGAATTTCAGTGAGGAAATGAATACACCCCTAATGATATACAACATATCTGATCCATCTctagaagaaaacaagatttaacAACGCACGtccccttttctccctgcctcctccatcCTCCATATCACAGTTTAATTAATGTGAAAACCTGAAAGCTTTatctggaaaagattttttttttctcagtaagaGAGACATGTTTGGGAAAAGTCAAATAAGAGGTGAGACAATTGCAGCTGATCATTACAAGGCTCACTCTGCTGATGAATTACTCTTAAAGCatataatattttcattgtacaaatgaaaaatacttgttACTAACAATTCAGAAAATGTGTAAGATAAAAGCTctcaaataatatttaaaatatcagtaGTGTTATGTTAATATAGTAATTAGGAAAAAGGGGTGGGAGTAGTAACcatttgtatttaattattttctttatattgcaatgtttttttcttatttcagaatttcaggtttttcctGCTTAAAATTGTAAGCTTACCTGGTGCATTCTTTGTCAATAGTTGGACATACTGCTGGCTGTTAGTATAAAACACGAAGGTTGTATTGTGTAACATTACTCATGTTGAGTGATGACTTTATACTTGCTGTGCTGGTTCATTGTAGTGCCACGTAGAGGCACTGACACTTACGTGTTAATTAGCACCAGTTCTAACTTCTGGCTGACTTTCAGTTGGAAAAGTAGGATATTGGGCatctgttctttttaaaaatcatttggaTACCCTAAATGAAGACATGTTGTGTACAGTAATATGCAACTTGCAtgttttaaatagatttttttttttgctaatgtATATTGTGCTTTAACTTGTATGTAGCTGTGGAATATTACTTCTCTAATGTTACAAAATGGAGCCTAGAAATGATGtatgaataagaaaaaaataaacagctgtgTGTACTATTTTTATGTTCCACAAATTGCAAGTGTTAGATTTATTTGCAAGAATGTGTGTTGTATTTTCAACTTGTAATGAGTCTAGCTTGTGATAGTAATTCCTTTACTGAAGGTCTGATACTCAAAATGCTTCAAGTAGCAATCAGATAATTGAAAGTATTTCAGGATTATACTGCATCTGTAAATACAAAGAATGTCTTGTTGCCACTGCTGATGCAGATTCTCAGAAGTGCATTACAAGGATGTATTACAATTGTTAGATGAAGTTGCTGGGAGGTCTggctgtgttttgttgttttggttttttttttcccaatcttCTTTCTCGGGAGTGTACCTCTGctgttaaaacatttttcatgtaaGAAAAGGGAGTCTCAGAACCTAGTTGGAAGAAGTTTTCAGTTATATAGAATGTAATAATTTAGGTGTATTTTCCTAGTTTTAGGTTGTCTTAAAGCAAGCATAATGCTGAGCAAATGCAGTACTTTGTGTagtagtaattttttttgctaaaatttaatttgaaagtattgtttctttcattttcttggtatttttgtatttatttaaactgtaTGATTGACTGTGATTGTTTTTAATCCACAAAAGTGGTAGTGAACCAGTTTCACTTTTTTTGAAATTCAAAATGTTCATGTATATATGTTCATGTATACTGTCTTTTTGtcatcaataaaataaaagtaatactaaaaataataaaatgcttaTCCCCTCTGTGTAACTTGCCCTGCCTAAGACATTCTCAAGTTTTCTGAGACCTTTGCTGTTGGTGAATGCATTGGAAAATATCTGAAGCTACATCAGTATGTGTTCTGTGGAACTTCCAGGAAGA
This window contains:
- the TDRD15 gene encoding LOW QUALITY PROTEIN: tudor domain-containing protein 15 (The sequence of the model RefSeq protein was modified relative to this genomic sequence to represent the inferred CDS: deleted 1 base in 1 codon); the encoded protein is MESLTPSLDSVDKKLKITHVECHPECLVIVFQAQCNVGCELDYFILQNEIQRVFKVKDDVCVGGSCLVEDTEGEWHRGRVLRKNGNIFEAFLIDTGHVLAVEETHLAAACDKLFQLPPKVVLGVFASILPLGEKWDPKAINYFSSLVGLQITGHVKAVTPYQLFILEVPKIITDVLELQLGKFIDGDSFCLVVETLRALPQGMLCKRMPQLLKQKYPFRELLTLNNSEKPTDFCNVPDQLFPRLPVGSKENVKITGAVSPSKFYCQIQKCQKELECLTEAMCLYYEALVGENTTSCDSLGLLCAAKRQNGQWHRGVIKQLLSDHVEVWFMDLGIIEAVPPSCIQKLKADFMLLPMISFPCTLSCFGSQDETVIKLQLKELTQALIGQTPVCVHVDLYNNSERLYYITLQKENLGSKTEHPENQKETAEPCVSLSETKNRSIAQNPKPSPEKNNSSKNCSGNKDKKTCLSEWDISFSNYCKREEMQMNSFYGAFVVYVVNPSDFWIQTCRYQNEFQTLMKNIACTYSHCRDDEMVLKNPEPGLLCCALYSKDGCYYRAIVAKVFRVSIMVYFLDFGNTDTVPCHNVKTLLPEFSALPALAMCCSLACTFPVDGVWVKKETDFFKNVVLNKPLLLHVVGKQNNKYIVNVQCHTGFLQGNVATCMIQAGYAEYRLKPPDPLRRTAKKWHNGNHLKCKKEKNNVEKTSNTCKNKVTGNGDILEKEKSLNNVSPVPRESVVPSHLGEDAISEMHNSVCEKKLVYKELVFKPGAVYEVVCSCIFSPADFSCQLQSKLPELNNLMSQIQTYYKDHTNPYKTGQVACVVKCPRDGKWYRAAVVQQVSTNEVDVVFVDYGYRERVSLKDVQGVLPDFLTLESQAFRCGLKNVVFQTDSLNWSEEVHRQFEDFISSSRGPLTCTIYALVLVSPNCLCNVVDLRTPLTSVEEFLRECGLTQSECVGLRNLSSLGSLYSFCYSSFNIRTGSEEEVYITHINSPSKFYCQLNRNTETLEALMRKVSDVSKMSSNANYHSNTRLCIARHVEDGLFYRALAFPVESASFLWVDYVDFGSRRMVEKDQLMPIPDSATDLLFTPMQAIKFYLSDLKEAEFPARITTWFVNTFLGKLLKAVILSRESDGKIVVELYDGQLKVSQKIKEKVLEELAQKSLMEQFRSNEGEICHREDDQEINKVSVKDPEILKLKTEVKCQVYDEYYQADTGENFGEEEQTACSSSKLCGGFSKQQTLQDSKSTFSALPENGEEPWIGQPASHSLSYSALHSKKVIVSAVSESQNERPNCTGQQERSNNNIPRLISLPQRDIQVNTEVAGYISHVNSPSSFYVHFAEDEDLIIKLADDLNESLENRGRENRLNELMVGDLIVAEHDADCFYYRAVIKTLKSGNSYEVEFIDYGNAAVVSSSKICRIPEKFLTLPRFSIHCFLSSVKSVPGESWTKESAAYFARMVRDKPVACKFLQQHGKKWEIDVICDGESLSNSLLRKIGSTKCKGTWVNALENKPKQNGTPRKSKNSLGGQNKTKAAGMKNISVKSLNLVHQVLSSGQVEAAEVVNISKSGEFYVQLLKNVQILHEINVMLDKEAQRSDLLRVDDIEQGLECITQSGKNLKWYRSKVIKKFVREKLMLVFFMDYGMCEMVSLTNAKMLSDKIKSIPKQAVFCRWICFKNMKKIHLDHLVNALLDCEIRILFLRYLKSSDIWEVDILVGQVTLQEYLNQLLSHCWTIVGPEECSNTNCKEFDMSFRVNLVMWMLLRSGRTYPGCATAVTDPSNFSVQFEIFFDCMQNLSLLLSHLPDNLPALPEELVTPGASCLIEFGQEAEWYRAEISEVTSQSVVLTFIDYGFLRTIPYSDIHKLKVVPESLSYFPRLAHSCSLHDTVPGKGEHWSEEAILLFQKLLYKPGLVFHFIHYGSEMKLEVDVLCEDSSLSDALIAAGHAVRSRSRCCPIPLTASNQKKELQVKWPDSSYYASLREQEYNYDENSDFADRSQAKKRNKKAF